ttcatagataaacttcatcataaacccacaatttatcggtctcaacaaacacaccgcaagagaagattacatcgaatagatctccacgagagagggggagaacattgtattgagatccaaaaagagagaagaagccatctagctaataactatggacccgaaggtctgaggtaaactactcacacatcatcggaggggctacggtgttgatgtagaagccctccgtgatcgatgccccttccggcggagctccggaacaggccccaagatgggatctcgtgggtacagaaggttgcggcggtggaattaggtttttggctctgtatctgatcgtttgggggtaagtaggtatatataggaggaaggagtacgtcgctggagcaacagggggcccatgagggtggagggcgcgcctggggggggggggggggtaggcgcgccccctacctcgtggcttccttgaagcttccttgacttagggtccaagtttcctggatcatgttcgttctgaaaatcatgttcccgaaggattcattccgtttggactccgtttgatattctttttccgcgaaactctgaaataggcaaaaaacaacaattctgggctgggccttcggtcaataggttagtcccaaaaataatataaaagtgaataataaagcccaataatgtcctaaacagaagataatatagcatggagcaatcaaaaattatagatacgttggagacgtatcagcgtgcCGACCCCCGGGGATTTCCGTCCCGTCTCCCTCCAGAACGGGGACGTGAAAATCCTCTGTAAGGGCTTGACGACGCGGCTCCAGCGGCAGATCGGCGACCTCATCGACGAGGACCAGTCCAGCTTCTTGTCCGGGCATAGCATCTCGGAGAACTTCGTCTACGCGGCGGAGCTGGTGTAGTGCTGCCACAAGTGGGGGGCCCCCACGCTGGTGTTCAAGCTCGACTTCGCCAAGGCCTTCGACTCTATTGCCTGGCTCAGCCTTCGCCGAATCATGGAGGTGTGGGGGTTCCCGGCTGCTTTGTGCGACTGGATGGATCTCATCCTTCGGTCCTCGAAGGCGGCGGTGCTGCTCAACGGGGCCCCCGGCCGTTGGTTCGCGGTTCGCAAGGGCCTGCGGCAGGGTGACCCCATCTCCGCCTACCTTTTCCTCCTGGTCGCCGACATGCTACAACGCATGATCCGATCGGATGGGGCTCTTCGACACCCCTTGTGCGAGGGGGAGTCGCCGGTGGTGCTCTAGTATGCCGATGACACCCTGATCATCATGCATGCTGAGGCGGGGGCACGGCTAGGCTGCGCGTCATCCTCGACCAATTCGCCGCTGCTACGGGGCTCGTCATCAACTTCTCCAAAAGCACCCTCGTCCCCATGCATGTGGACGCGGCGGTGCTTGCGGCGGTAGTTGCGACGTTCGGGTGCAGCGTTGGCACCTTCCCGCAGACCTATTTGGGTCTGTCGTTGTCCAGCGACAAGCTCAAGGTCGACGACTTTGCCCTGATGCTGGGCAAGGTGGACCGCTACCTTGTGGGATGGCGTGCAAGGCTTTTGTCCCCCGCGGGGCATCTGGTGCTCATCAACGCGGTCCTGGACTCCCTTCCTACCTATGCCATGGCGGTCCTGCGGCTCCCGCCGGCTGTCCTGGCCAAGTTGGATGGGCTGCGGCGTGCGTTCCTGTGGAACGTGGCGGACCGGGGGCCTCCGGTGCCCAGTGCCTTGTCGCCTGGGACCGGGTCGGCCGGGCCAAGGCCGAAGGGGGGCTCGGCGTTCGCGCTCTGGGGGCTCAGTATGACTGCCTCCTCCTCAAGCTGCTCCATTGTCTTCACTCTAGAGTGCCGTCCCGATGGGCTTCCTGGGTTTGGGGCCCGCTTGACGGACGATCCCTCCTGAGCCCCGGTCGCTCCCCTCTCTTGGGGGAGCACTGGGGGGCCCTCCTTGGGTTGCTGCCTTCTACCGGGCTCTCACGCGTGTCGAGGTGGGGTACGGGCGGGCGACCTCATTTTGGTAATGACAATTAGCTCGCCTGTGGGGTGCTCCGGGTGGCCTTCCCCGCCCTTTTTTCCCATGCTGCCGGTTCGGAGGTTTCGGTGTGGGTGGCACGTAGGCTAGGTGTGCGGGCCTTGCTCGTGCCACGGCTCACCCCCTTGGCCGCTGATGAGTGTGCTGCTGTTCAGCGGATGATGGAGGATTGTCTGACTGGGGAGGTGCCAGACTCCCGTCTCGCCACGTTATGTGCGAAGCCTGACGGAGGCTTCTCAGCTAGGGGCGCGTATGCCCTTGCGACATTTGGCGGGGTGGAGGCGGCTTCGGCGTCCTTCCTCTGGTCGTCCGGCGCCCCGTCGCGCGTCAAGTTCTTCGGATGGCTCCTCTCCATGTCACGCATCCATACGAGGGATGTGCTCCTCCGCAAAACCATCCTCACAGCAGCGGAAGCTGAGTGCCCCTGCTGTGAGGCGGGGCTGGAAACTGCCGATCACATGATCTTCGGCTGCCCGTTAGCGGTGCAGTTTTGGCGGTGTATTGGGCTCTCGCCGGGTGGAGCTTCGGTGGGGTCCCTACACCTCTTCGACGCATCGCCCGCTGTCGGCGTTGCCTCGCCAGCCTCCTTCGTCCTCCTCTGCTGTTGGAGGCTCTGGAAACGACGGAACGCTGTCGTCTTCAGGGAGGACCCGTGGTCCCTGGCTGCTACACTGAAGGCATGTCGGGACGATGCGGTGCTGTGGCGTGCCAGACTGAAGGAGGGAGATCGTTCCCATATTGATGTCTGGCTGACTGTTCTTAGGACCGGATGAAAAGCACGATGTCTAGTTCGCCTTCTCCTTCTCTTTCTGTAAACTCTCCCTCTCTGTAATCTGACATTCAGGGGCTTTGCTCTCCTTTACGCAGTATATTCAGGTGGTGGggggctccccccccccccctctccccgggtgaaaattaaaaaaaaaataaCTTCAGGCTTTGTTGAAAGAATGGGAAGCTTGAAGGGAGAGGAGAAAAACTTTTTGTTAGGAAAGTCAGCGGAATAACTGTTGCCGACAAGCTCCATGATTGGGACAGTGTTGACTTCATTGGTCCATGTAAGATGAAAGAAGATCTTTCCAATAGTTCATGGCACTATCCGTTTTTCTCATGCTGAATTTCCAAGGTGACACCATGTTGACCGAAACATGACACCACTCGAGCCAAGGATACCTCCGTCGCTGCGTCCAAGGATTCGGTGAACACTCAAGTTCTTATTCCCCTGCCACTCACTTGTACCGCACACAGTAATGTGTACAATTGGAGGGCAATCTATCGTCGTTGTCGTCATTGTGATGGTTCAACCTCATCCCCCGCCTCTCCTTCGCACTCACACAGTAAACATAAACACGGTGGAGCGTGCTGTTTCTGCGAGCCCGGGCAAGGTGCCGCATGGAGACAGCTAGTGAACCGTGCTTGCAGCTGGCAGGTGACCATGCTACACCAGCTGGTTGGTCGCTTTGGTGGGCAGATCCTGGCG
The Aegilops tauschii subsp. strangulata cultivar AL8/78 chromosome 3, Aet v6.0, whole genome shotgun sequence genome window above contains:
- the LOC141042579 gene encoding uncharacterized protein produces the protein MEDCLTGEVPDSRLATLCAKPDGGFSARGAYALATFGGVEAASASFLWSSGAPSRVKFFGWLLSMSRIHTRDVLLRKTILTAAEAECPCCEAGLETADHMIFGCPLAVQFWRCIGLSPGGASVGSLHLFDASPAVGVASPASFVLLCCWRLWKRRNAVVFREDPWSLAATLKACRDDAVLWRARLKEGDRSHIDVWLTVLRTG